Sequence from the Clostridium botulinum genome:
TTGCAAAAATGTTAAATAGTGAACATATTAAAACTAAACGTGATGGAAAGTGGTCAAGTAAAACTGTAAGTGATATTATTAGAAATCCCTTCTATAAAGGCACTTATAGATATAACTATAGAGAATCTGCACGTGGAAAAATTAAAGATGAATCTGAATGGATAATTGTTGAAGATAACCATTCCCCTATTATATCTAAAGAACAATGGGAACACTGCAATAAAATTATGGATATTAATGCTCAAAGAAATACTTCTCTTTATAGAAAAAATTCTAATATTCATGTATTTGCTAGCTTAATTAAATGTAAAAAGTGTGGAGAAACATTTATTGCTAATTGTGATGTAACAAGAAAAGATGGATATAGACCATCTTATTATTATTGTAAAGGAAAGTATGGATCTTATGGTTGTGATGCAAAATTAATAAGTGATGTTACTTTAGGTCCATTTATAATAAACTATCTTGCAAATTTACTTAAGGCTCAGAAAAAATTAAATAAAAAGAATAATCTAAAAGATCTTGAACAATTCTTGCTATCTGGAAAAACATTTGTAAATATTGCTGGTATAGATAGAGCTAATTTAGAATCTCTATATTTATCTTTTCTTTACAGTAAAACTGATAATGTACTATTAAAAACTAAAGATAAATCTAAAGTTATAGACTTAAAATCTAATTTGTCTGTATTAACTAAAGAAAAGGAAAAATATAATAGAGCATTTGAAAGATTACAAAGTTTATATCTTTTCTCAGATGATGCCATGTCAGAAAAGGATTTTTTAGTTCAAAAACTTAAACTAACAGAAAAGCTTGATGAAGTTAATAAAAAAATAGATTTAATTAATGAGGAAAATTCTAATACTATTACATATGATGATATTTCTTTCTTAAAAAAGACAAGCAATTTTATGATTAACAATGAGTTAATGAATAAAAAGTTTATAAATTTTAAGACTATGGTTATGACTATGGATAAGCAACTAATTAAAGGTTTTATTAACACAATAATTGACAAAATTGAAATAAAAAATGGCAAGGTTGTTACTATATATTTTAAAAATGGCATAATAAATAATTTTATATATAAAGAAAAAGAGTGCTAATTTAGCATTCTTTTATTATATATATTAAATTTTGAATATTGTTTCTATACTAGTATCCACAGTACTTAGATGAAATCTTTTTTACTAACACCATTTGACAACCCCATGTTTCAATAAAGAAGTGTTTATCTCCATCTTGCTCAACTACATTGTTAAGCTGTTTATCATCAAATTTTATCATTAATATTAAACCTCCACTTTAAGTAAATTCATTTAATAATATTAAATAATCCTATATATTGATTATTAACATTAAAATCTATTAGTAAATATTATTACCTTATAATATTATATCAATCATAATAATGTATAAGCAACATGAAAATTGAGTTTTCTCCTATCTATTAATATTACCATGTTAAAAAAGATCTAGAATACTCTAGATCTCTATTATACACTGTTTATTATTTTTTAGTTTCTAAAGGATCTTCTATTATTAATTCAATTAACAAATTTTGAAGCTATAAAGTTAAATTTTAATTCTAGTTTAATCTGCAATAGTACTATATTTATTAATATCTTATTAGCAGAGAGGTATTTTTAATTAAATGTTTGAATTATTGATAAAAGTAAACTTTCATAAGCAACAATCCATTAAAAATTCCCACTTAATCCTTCAGTAGTGTAAAAATTTCCGCAATACATCGTTGATATGTCTATATCCGTATTAGAAATTGGAACAAAAGTATTTTTTTCTAACCCTTCTTCAGTGATAATATAAACTTTTAATGTTATATTATCTATATAGCAATCATATTTCGTTATTTGCTTATGTTCATATTTAACTGCATTAATAAAATCTATTTTACTCTTAAAATCACTTTTTCTTCCATAGACTATTTTCTTATCATGATTCCAATTTAATTTATTACCCATTTAAATCATCTCCTATAAATTCTAAAACTATTTTAACTTATTGCTCCAAGTACTTATTTTTCCATATTCATTAAAACCAATTTTTTTATATAAATTCAAAGCTTTATAATTATTCACGTCAACATTTATTGTAATTTGTGAAATGTGTTTTTTATAGCATATATATATTAAATATTGTATAAGCATTTTTCCATAACCATTTTTTCTATACTCCTCTAATATACCTACATTAACAATTGTATAAATATCCTTATTCGAAATAACTTGTCCATACCCTATTGCAATATTTCCAATCATTATAAAAACACATAAATCATTTATATAGTAGTCTTCCTCTTCTTCTAACTTTATATCATAAGGAACTAAGGGAATTCTATCATTATCTTTAAATACAGAATTTTGAATAAAACATCTTAGATTCTCATCTTCTTTTTTAGTGAAAACCTTGAAATTAACATCCTTATTGAAATTAAAGCTACAATTAGATGTTCTCATTTTCATTAGCGATGTTGACCTAATTCGAGTAAAATTCAATTTAGTCATTATATCATAAGTTATGTTACTATCTACTACATCAAAATTTAAAGTCTTGTTTTTAAAAACATTAGTTAATTCCTTTGACATAAAATTAATATAATAATCACTTACATATAAAGATAAAATTTTTATAACATCTGATAATGGATATTGCATCCATAAGTAACCTATATACTTGTTGTTATATTTAAACAACTTGATCTCTCTTCTTTTTATATACTTAGTAATGAATGATTTATCATTATATAATTCAAAAAAATCTTTGTTATTAATATACTTATCATTAGCTTCTTCTTGTAGTGTTTTAAAATAATTTAAATTTTTTAATGATAGCTTCTCTATTATAAACATAAAACTCCTCACTTCTAATAAATAAAGTATAGTATTAAAAAAATGCTTAGTCAATTAAGTACAACTAACAGAAGTTAACTTTTTAAGTAAAAGTAAAAAGAACCCCTATATAAATTATATTGAGGTTCTTTTTATTTATACATGTTTTTATTAAATATCTTTTATACTTAAACTTACTCTTTTATTTTCTTCATCAACTTCTAATATTTTTGCCTTAACCTCTTCACCAACACTAAGAACTTCTGATGGATGTGCTATTCTATTAAATGAAATTTTAGAAATATGAACTAATCCATCAACTCCAGGTTCTAATTCTATAAATGCTCCAAAGTCATTTATTCTTACAACTTTACCTAAAACTATTGAACCTTCTGGATATTTTTCTTTTACATTTTCCCAAGGTTTTGGAAGCAACTCTTTTCTACTTAAAGATAGCTTCTTATTTTCTTTATCTAGAGCTATAATCTTAACTTCAATCATTTCATCTTTTTTTAAAATATCTTCTATATTTTTAACATGATTCCATGAAATTTGAGATAAATGTAATAATCCGTCTATTCCATTAACATCTAAGAATGCACCAAACTTAGTGAATCTCTTGACTTCAGCTTTAATTACATCTCCAACATTTAAACTTTCCCAAATTTTCTCTTCTTCTGTTTCTTTAATAACTTCTAATAAAACTCTTCTAGATGCAATAACCTTTTTATGTTCTTCAGTAGAGTAATCAATTAATTTAACTTCTAATACTTGATTAATATATTTAGATTTATCTTTAGTAAATTTAACATCTATTTGAGAAGCTGGAATAAATATTCTTATTCCTTTATAATAAGCAACTAGTCCATTTTCTGAAGATTCTTTAATTTTAACTTCAAAAGTTTTATCTTCATTAAATAATGTATCAAGTTCTTTATATGCTTCTTCTTTTTCATACTCAAGTCTTGATAAAACAACATATCCATCAGAATTTTGTAATTTTATGACTTTAGATTTTATTCTATCACCTATATTAAAACTTTCTATCACACTTTCAATATCTTCATTTGAAGTTAATTCATTAAAAGGAATAATTCCATCCATTTTATATCCTACAAGTGAAATTATAATAGCGTCTCTTGTTTTTGAAAGTATTTCTCCTTCTACCTCATCACCAATCACAAATCTTCTATCAAGTTGATTCATTAATGATAATTGATCATCGTTTTTAATATTTTCTGTATTACTCATAATTCCAATTACCTCCCTAATAATCCAATCTGGTGTAGATGCACCAGCTGTAATTCCTACTTTATTTATATTATTATTTATAAACTCTTTAGGTAACTCATTAACATTTTCTATGTGTATCGTATCGTCACAATTTTGTTTAGCAATTTGATATAACTTAGTTGTATTCGAGCTATTTTTTCCACCAATTACTACCATAGCTTCTACTTCTTTTGATAATTTATTAGTGCTTCTTTGTCTTACATCTGTAGCTGCGCATATTGTATTAAAAGCTAATACTTCTTTAGACTTTGCAGAAACATTTTTGATTAAAGTTTCCCAATTAGCAGCTTTTTCTGTTGTTTGAGATACTACACATACCTTAGCAGGTACATCACCATGAAGTTCTCCATTTTTAGAAATTATAGCTTCATTGTTACACCAACCGTTTATCCCTATTACTTCTGGGTGATTAGCGTCACCAAGTATTACTATATTATATCCTAAGTTATAGTATTTATTTACCTTTTTTTGTATCTTAGTTACAAAAGGGCAAGTAGCATCCTTAATCTTCAATTGATTTTGTTGTAAAAGATTTAGTACTTCTTCTGATACTCCATGAGATCTTATAACAATAACATCATCTTTGTTTAAAGTAGCTATATTTTCTAATTCTATAGAATATATGTTATTTTTCTCTAAAAATTTTACAACATCATTATTATGTATCAATGGACCTAGAGTATATATTTTCTTTTCCTCTTGCTTTTGTATTTTTATAGCTTCATCAACTGCTCTTTTTACACCAAAGCAAAAACCTGCATTTTGTGCTAAAATAACTTCTTTCATTTGCTTTTCTCCTAAAGTTTTAAATATTTTAAATTGACTCTCTTATATAAGAATTAATTTTTTCTGTAACTGCAGATATA
This genomic interval carries:
- a CDS encoding recombinase family protein, whose protein sequence is MKKSALYIRVSTHYQIDKDSLPFQKKELINYSKYILNIDEYEIFEDAGYSGKNTVRPAFQDMISRIKKGEFTHLLVWKIDRISRNLLDFCAMYEELKKYNCTFISKNEQFDTSSATGEAMLKLVLIFAELERKLTSERVSAIMLDRANKGLWNGAQCPLGYSWNEEKKFPDINKDESETIKLIYNTYENISSSLQVAKMLNSEHIKTKRDGKWSSKTVSDIIRNPFYKGTYRYNYRESARGKIKDESEWIIVEDNHSPIISKEQWEHCNKIMDINAQRNTSLYRKNSNIHVFASLIKCKKCGETFIANCDVTRKDGYRPSYYYCKGKYGSYGCDAKLISDVTLGPFIINYLANLLKAQKKLNKKNNLKDLEQFLLSGKTFVNIAGIDRANLESLYLSFLYSKTDNVLLKTKDKSKVIDLKSNLSVLTKEKEKYNRAFERLQSLYLFSDDAMSEKDFLVQKLKLTEKLDEVNKKIDLINEENSNTITYDDISFLKKTSNFMINNELMNKKFINFKTMVMTMDKQLIKGFINTIIDKIEIKNGKVVTIYFKNGIINNFIYKEKEC
- a CDS encoding GNAT family N-acetyltransferase, with protein sequence MFIIEKLSLKNLNYFKTLQEEANDKYINNKDFFELYNDKSFITKYIKRREIKLFKYNNKYIGYLWMQYPLSDVIKILSLYVSDYYINFMSKELTNVFKNKTLNFDVVDSNITYDIMTKLNFTRIRSTSLMKMRTSNCSFNFNKDVNFKVFTKKEDENLRCFIQNSVFKDNDRIPLVPYDIKLEEEEDYYINDLCVFIMIGNIAIGYGQVISNKDIYTIVNVGILEEYRKNGYGKMLIQYLIYICYKKHISQITINVDVNNYKALNLYKKIGFNEYGKISTWSNKLK
- a CDS encoding bifunctional 4-hydroxy-3-methylbut-2-enyl diphosphate reductase/30S ribosomal protein S1 encodes the protein MKEVILAQNAGFCFGVKRAVDEAIKIQKQEEKKIYTLGPLIHNNDVVKFLEKNNIYSIELENIATLNKDDVIVIRSHGVSEEVLNLLQQNQLKIKDATCPFVTKIQKKVNKYYNLGYNIVILGDANHPEVIGINGWCNNEAIISKNGELHGDVPAKVCVVSQTTEKAANWETLIKNVSAKSKEVLAFNTICAATDVRQRSTNKLSKEVEAMVVIGGKNSSNTTKLYQIAKQNCDDTIHIENVNELPKEFINNNINKVGITAGASTPDWIIREVIGIMSNTENIKNDDQLSLMNQLDRRFVIGDEVEGEILSKTRDAIIISLVGYKMDGIIPFNELTSNEDIESVIESFNIGDRIKSKVIKLQNSDGYVVLSRLEYEKEEAYKELDTLFNEDKTFEVKIKESSENGLVAYYKGIRIFIPASQIDVKFTKDKSKYINQVLEVKLIDYSTEEHKKVIASRRVLLEVIKETEEEKIWESLNVGDVIKAEVKRFTKFGAFLDVNGIDGLLHLSQISWNHVKNIEDILKKDEMIEVKIIALDKENKKLSLSRKELLPKPWENVKEKYPEGSIVLGKVVRINDFGAFIELEPGVDGLVHISKISFNRIAHPSEVLSVGEEVKAKILEVDEENKRVSLSIKDI